The Bacteroidales bacterium genome includes a region encoding these proteins:
- a CDS encoding metallophosphoesterase, which yields MRISLLLSMILLAINILSDIYIIKQLPNRFRNTIFKVVIWSINTLVYILFLVFVSLIFVKNTTIISQNIELVVFIFFLITLPKIIFLIISPLDYLQKIWSKKRKYYFTIVATIISIALFTTLLYGMAVGRKKIVCNNVEITSKQLPVAFNNFKIVQISDLHLKSLYGDTTLITSMVEKINSLNPDIVCITGDVVTLSADELLIYKTQLSKLKAKDGVYSVLGNHDYGDYVNWKNLSEKQNNLQNLKTYQKEMGWIMLNNESNTIVRERDSIVVIGVENWGNPPFPRYGDLNKSYHTLNDNKYKILLSHNPEHWQQVLDETNINLTLSGHTHAMQLKFSFGDTQYSLASLRGDWWSGLYQEGEQSLYVNDGIGCTLFTFRLGAYPEITLITLKSHNNE from the coding sequence ATGAGAATTTCATTATTGTTGTCAATGATACTATTAGCAATTAATATATTGTCAGATATATACATCATTAAACAACTTCCAAATCGTTTCAGGAATACCATTTTTAAGGTGGTAATATGGAGTATAAATACTTTAGTATATATACTTTTTTTAGTGTTTGTGTCACTAATATTTGTAAAAAATACAACTATAATAAGCCAGAATATTGAACTTGTAGTATTTATATTCTTTCTTATCACTCTACCCAAAATAATATTCTTAATAATTTCGCCATTAGATTATCTTCAAAAGATATGGAGTAAAAAACGAAAATACTATTTTACCATAGTAGCAACAATAATCTCTATTGCTCTATTTACAACATTACTATACGGTATGGCAGTAGGCAGAAAAAAGATAGTATGTAACAACGTTGAAATAACGTCTAAGCAACTGCCCGTAGCCTTCAATAACTTTAAAATAGTTCAAATATCAGACCTGCACTTAAAAAGTTTATATGGCGATACCACTCTTATTACAAGTATGGTAGAGAAGATAAATTCTCTAAATCCTGACATCGTATGTATAACAGGCGATGTAGTAACACTCTCTGCCGATGAACTACTCATATATAAAACTCAACTCTCAAAACTGAAAGCAAAAGATGGCGTATATTCAGTATTAGGTAATCACGATTACGGCGATTATGTAAATTGGAAAAACCTCTCTGAAAAACAAAACAACTTGCAAAATCTTAAAACCTATCAAAAAGAGATGGGTTGGATAATGCTTAACAATGAGAGTAACACAATCGTTAGAGAAAGAGATTCAATAGTGGTTATTGGTGTTGAGAATTGGGGAAATCCACCATTTCCGCGTTATGGCGATTTGAATAAATCGTATCATACACTCAATGATAATAAATATAAAATCTTGTTATCTCATAACCCTGAGCATTGGCAACAGGTGTTAGATGAAACAAATATAAATCTAACACTCTCTGGGCATACCCATGCAATGCAACTAAAATTCTCGTTTGGAGATACACAATACTCTTTAGCATCGTTGCGAGGAGATTGGTGGAGTGGATTATATCAAGAGGGAGAACAATCACTCTATGTAAACGATGGAATAGGATGCACGCTCTTCACCTTCCGTTTAGGAGCATATCCCGAGATAACATTAATAACCCTAAAATCGCATAATAATGAATAG
- a CDS encoding 2-amino-4-hydroxy-6-hydroxymethyldihydropteridine diphosphokinase, translating to MNRAIIGIGSNIPTAKQRVEECCADILKMVSEVQFSSIYETVAVGSLPQPNYHNCVGVITTSATFEELKLRLKEYECQAGRLPEHKAEGKVIIDIDIVVWNNDVIKPTDLARSYMTIGMKELNITA from the coding sequence ATGAATAGAGCAATAATAGGTATTGGTTCAAACATACCCACAGCAAAGCAAAGAGTAGAGGAGTGCTGTGCAGATATATTAAAGATGGTTAGTGAGGTGCAATTCTCATCAATATATGAAACCGTAGCCGTTGGCTCATTACCCCAACCCAACTACCACAATTGCGTAGGAGTTATTACCACATCGGCAACATTCGAAGAGTTAAAACTCCGCCTGAAAGAGTATGAATGCCAAGCAGGACGTTTACCAGAGCATAAAGCAGAAGGAAAAGTAATAATTGATATAGATATAGTAGTTTGGAACAATGATGTAATAAAACCAACCGACCTCGCTCGCTCCTATATGACAATAGGAATGAAAGAGTTGAATATAACAGCATAA
- a CDS encoding ATP-binding cassette domain-containing protein codes for MNTLISLIHPVPRMSEFRFKTPIMWNINKGEQWAIVGANGSGKSLLANMIQGRIALRDLDGEIKYNFNEPLFEAIRTIAFKDIYTMVDGTTAYYQQRWHSQDAEGVVTVKEILQPIAPLSEIEQLFEMLNLTDILDKSIIFLSSGELRKFLLIKVILTHPKLLIVDNPYIGLDSASRKSLDAMFSSMAKINGMQLLLLLSNPADVPEIVTHVMPVKDMECMGARTRQEFIADTALHTQLFNYSSVEPLLPEKLREASEHQVTFRMEDVNIVCGNRTILKNIDWEVKNGEKWALTGPNGSGKSTLLSLVYADNPKSYSNTLYLFDRKRGTGESIWDIKSRIGYVSPEMHLYFMEDIPLLRIVASGFFDSIGVFRKCTPEQETIAMEWIKCFGIEDIAHRSFLTLSSGEQRLALLARAFVKDPDLIILDEPLHGLDVANKERASKIIESFCDRKGKTLVYVTHYTHEIPQAVTKEFKLIKH; via the coding sequence ATGAACACTCTAATATCACTAATACACCCAGTTCCACGAATGTCTGAGTTTAGGTTTAAAACACCCATAATGTGGAATATAAACAAAGGCGAGCAGTGGGCTATTGTAGGCGCAAATGGCTCAGGAAAATCGCTATTAGCAAATATGATACAGGGGCGAATAGCCTTGCGTGATTTAGACGGAGAGATAAAATATAACTTTAACGAGCCACTATTTGAAGCAATACGCACAATAGCATTTAAAGATATATATACAATGGTAGATGGCACAACCGCCTACTATCAACAACGATGGCATTCGCAAGATGCCGAAGGAGTTGTAACTGTAAAAGAGATACTACAACCCATAGCACCACTCTCTGAAATTGAACAACTCTTTGAGATGCTAAATCTAACAGATATACTTGATAAGAGCATAATATTTCTGTCAAGCGGAGAACTCCGAAAATTCCTATTAATAAAAGTAATACTAACGCATCCCAAACTATTGATAGTAGATAACCCATATATAGGATTAGACTCGGCATCTCGAAAAAGTCTCGATGCGATGTTCTCTTCAATGGCAAAGATAAACGGAATGCAACTATTACTACTATTATCAAATCCTGCCGATGTTCCCGAGATAGTAACACACGTAATGCCTGTTAAGGATATGGAGTGTATGGGAGCAAGAACACGACAAGAATTTATTGCAGATACAGCATTACATACCCAACTATTCAACTATTCTTCGGTTGAACCTTTGTTACCCGAGAAACTAAGAGAGGCATCAGAGCATCAAGTAACCTTTAGAATGGAAGATGTAAATATAGTATGCGGTAACAGGACAATACTGAAGAATATTGATTGGGAGGTAAAGAATGGCGAGAAGTGGGCATTAACAGGTCCAAATGGCTCGGGAAAAAGCACACTATTGAGTTTGGTCTATGCCGACAATCCAAAATCATATTCAAACACACTATATCTATTTGATCGCAAACGCGGAACAGGAGAAAGTATTTGGGATATAAAATCCCGAATAGGATACGTATCTCCCGAGATGCACCTCTATTTTATGGAAGATATACCTCTGTTGCGTATCGTGGCATCAGGATTTTTTGATTCAATAGGCGTATTTCGTAAATGCACTCCAGAGCAAGAGACTATTGCAATGGAGTGGATAAAATGTTTTGGAATAGAAGATATAGCACACCGCTCGTTTCTGACGCTATCATCAGGAGAGCAAAGGTTGGCACTATTGGCACGAGCCTTTGTAAAAGATCCTGACCTTATAATATTAGATGAACCACTACACGGATTAGACGTAGCAAACAAAGAACGAGCATCAAAAATAATAGAGAGTTTTTGTGACCGCAAGGGAAAAACACTTGTCTATGTAACACACTACACACACGAGATACCCCAAGCAGTAACAAAAGAATTTAAGTTAATAAAACATTAA
- a CDS encoding ABC-F family ATP-binding cassette domain-containing protein: MISYLQIENLTKSFGAKVLFENISFGVAENQRIAIVAKNGTGKTTLLNIIAGEEDYDSGRITFRNDLRVGYLSQTPSFPAELTVLDACMRSDNEVAQTVAQYERAMLNPDTENLEEILVKMDMLKAWDYESRVKQILGKLKIHDFNQKIGELSGGQLKRVALANVLIGEPDLLILDEPTNHLDLEMVEWLEEFLRRISGALLMVTHDRYFLDRVCTDIIEIDALGLYHYEGNYQYYLTKREERLAVFNAETARMNNLYRTELDWMRRQPQARATKAKSRIDRFYEIEQRAKMRREERNVKLAVKATYLGSKIFEAKYISKSYGDLKILDQFYYNFARYEKMGIVGKNGTGKSTFLKMLLGMVKPDSGSFDIGETVSFGYYSQDGLQFDEQKKVIDVVRDIAEEIDLGGGKKMSASQFLQHFLFTPETQYNYVYKLSGGEKRRLYLCTVLMQNPNFLVLDEPTNDLDIATMNVLEDYLCTFKGCVIVVSHDRYFMDKVVDHLLVFNGDAKIKDFPGNYTDYREWRELEEEEQREQAKQQEKKTSPKPVETKERPRKITYKEKKELEALDIEIPQLEEEKVDVETQLSSGTLSAEEITSLSKRYEELTLLIDEKTMRWLELSEI, encoded by the coding sequence GTGATAAGTTACCTACAAATAGAAAACCTAACCAAGTCGTTTGGAGCAAAAGTGCTATTTGAAAATATCTCTTTCGGAGTAGCAGAGAATCAGCGTATAGCCATAGTAGCAAAAAATGGAACAGGAAAAACAACCCTCTTAAATATAATAGCAGGGGAGGAGGATTACGATTCGGGACGAATAACCTTCCGTAACGATTTACGAGTAGGCTATCTATCACAAACACCTTCATTTCCGGCAGAACTCACAGTGTTAGATGCCTGTATGCGTTCCGATAATGAGGTAGCACAAACCGTAGCCCAATACGAAAGAGCAATGCTCAATCCCGATACCGAAAACCTTGAAGAGATATTGGTAAAGATGGATATGCTCAAAGCATGGGATTATGAATCGCGAGTAAAGCAGATATTAGGAAAACTTAAAATTCACGACTTTAATCAAAAGATAGGAGAACTCTCGGGTGGACAACTAAAACGAGTAGCATTAGCCAATGTTTTGATAGGAGAACCAGACCTATTGATATTAGATGAGCCAACCAACCACCTCGACCTCGAAATGGTAGAGTGGTTAGAGGAGTTTTTACGTAGAATATCGGGAGCGTTGCTGATGGTGACGCACGACCGTTACTTCCTTGATAGAGTATGTACAGATATTATAGAGATTGATGCACTTGGGCTGTATCACTATGAAGGCAACTATCAATACTACCTCACAAAACGAGAGGAGCGTTTAGCTGTGTTCAATGCCGAAACAGCCCGAATGAACAACCTCTATCGCACCGAGTTAGACTGGATGCGCCGTCAACCACAAGCACGAGCAACAAAAGCCAAATCACGCATTGATAGATTTTACGAGATAGAGCAACGAGCAAAGATGCGTCGCGAAGAGCGAAACGTAAAACTTGCAGTAAAAGCCACCTATTTAGGTTCAAAAATATTTGAGGCAAAATATATCTCAAAATCTTATGGCGACCTCAAAATCCTCGATCAGTTCTACTACAACTTTGCCCGATACGAAAAGATGGGAATAGTAGGAAAGAACGGAACAGGAAAATCAACATTCCTAAAAATGCTGTTAGGAATGGTAAAACCCGATAGTGGCTCGTTTGATATAGGCGAAACCGTATCGTTTGGATATTACAGTCAGGACGGATTGCAGTTTGATGAACAAAAAAAAGTAATAGATGTAGTTCGTGATATAGCCGAAGAGATAGATCTCGGAGGAGGCAAAAAAATGTCAGCATCACAATTTCTGCAACACTTCCTCTTTACCCCCGAAACCCAATATAACTATGTATATAAGTTGAGCGGAGGAGAGAAACGCCGACTATATCTCTGTACAGTATTAATGCAAAATCCCAATTTTCTTGTACTTGATGAGCCTACAAACGACCTTGATATAGCCACAATGAACGTGCTGGAAGATTACCTATGTACCTTTAAAGGATGCGTAATAGTAGTATCGCACGACCGCTACTTTATGGATAAAGTCGTTGATCACCTATTGGTATTCAATGGAGATGCAAAAATAAAAGATTTTCCGGGAAACTACACCGACTATCGAGAGTGGCGAGAGTTAGAAGAGGAGGAGCAAAGAGAACAAGCAAAACAACAAGAGAAGAAAACCTCACCTAAACCAGTAGAGACGAAAGAACGACCACGCAAAATAACCTATAAAGAGAAAAAAGAGTTAGAGGCCCTTGATATTGAAATACCCCAATTAGAGGAGGAGAAAGTCGATGTTGAAACACAACTCTCATCTGGCACCCTTTCGGCAGAAGAGATAACCTCTCTCTCAAAACGCTACGAAGAGTTAACCCTTTTGATAGATGAAAAAACAATGCGTTGGCTTGAGTTATCGGAGATTTAG
- a CDS encoding diphosphate--fructose-6-phosphate 1-phosphotransferase, with product MKKSALQEARAAYQPKLPKALKGSLTLKEGAATQSVADQEAIKELFPNTYGMPVLTFEPSDEVKEYPAINIGVILSGGQAPGGHNVIAGLFDGIKAMNKDSKLYGFLLGPAGLIEHKYIELTSDIIDDYRNTGGFDIIGSGRTKLETTEQFDKGLEIIKELNIKAVVIIGGDDSNTNACVLAEYYKQKNTGVQVIGCPKTIDGDLKNEMIETSFGFDTACKVYSEVIGNIQRDCNSAKKYWHFIKLMGRSASHIALECALQTQPNICIISEEVEAKQMTLGDVVDYIASIVAGRAAEGNNFGTVLIPEGLIEFIPAMKKLIAELNDFLAANGEEFAKVPQAEQIKFIADRISAENSAIYTSLPEGVARQLSLDRDPHGNVQVSLIETEKLLSEMVARRLAEWKKEGKFVGKFSAQHHFFGYEGRCAAPSNFDADYCYSLGYNASMLIGQGKTGYMSSVRNTTKPADEWIAGGIPVTMMMNMERRHGEMKPVIQKALVKLDGAPFKYFASKREEWAKNTCYVYPGPIQYFGPSSVCDQPTQTLKLEQE from the coding sequence ATGAAAAAAAGTGCTTTACAAGAGGCTCGTGCTGCTTACCAGCCTAAATTACCTAAAGCGTTAAAAGGTTCTCTTACATTAAAAGAGGGTGCTGCTACTCAATCGGTTGCAGACCAAGAGGCTATCAAAGAATTATTCCCTAACACTTACGGAATGCCTGTTCTTACTTTTGAGCCTTCTGACGAAGTTAAAGAGTATCCTGCTATTAACATCGGTGTTATCCTTTCAGGTGGTCAGGCTCCTGGTGGACACAATGTTATTGCTGGTTTGTTTGATGGTATCAAAGCCATGAACAAAGATTCTAAACTTTATGGTTTCTTGTTAGGTCCTGCCGGTCTTATAGAGCATAAATATATTGAACTTACTTCTGATATTATTGATGACTACCGCAACACTGGTGGTTTTGATATTATTGGTTCTGGTCGTACTAAACTTGAGACTACTGAGCAATTTGACAAAGGTTTAGAGATTATCAAAGAGTTAAATATTAAGGCTGTTGTTATCATTGGTGGTGACGACTCTAACACTAACGCTTGTGTTCTTGCTGAGTACTACAAACAAAAGAATACTGGTGTTCAAGTTATTGGTTGTCCTAAAACTATTGATGGTGACCTTAAAAACGAGATGATTGAGACTTCATTCGGTTTTGATACTGCTTGTAAAGTTTATTCTGAGGTTATCGGTAACATTCAACGTGACTGTAACTCTGCTAAAAAATATTGGCACTTCATTAAATTGATGGGACGCTCTGCTTCTCACATTGCTCTTGAGTGTGCTCTTCAAACTCAACCAAACATTTGTATCATCTCTGAGGAGGTTGAGGCTAAACAAATGACTCTTGGTGATGTTGTTGATTACATTGCTAGCATTGTTGCTGGTCGTGCAGCTGAGGGTAATAACTTTGGTACTGTTCTTATCCCTGAAGGTTTAATTGAGTTCATCCCTGCAATGAAAAAACTTATTGCTGAACTTAACGACTTCCTTGCTGCTAATGGCGAAGAGTTTGCTAAAGTTCCTCAAGCAGAGCAAATCAAATTTATTGCTGATAGAATTTCTGCTGAGAACTCGGCTATCTATACAAGCCTTCCCGAAGGTGTTGCTCGTCAACTTTCATTAGACCGCGACCCTCACGGAAACGTTCAAGTTTCTCTTATCGAAACTGAAAAACTTCTTAGCGAAATGGTTGCTCGCCGTTTGGCAGAGTGGAAGAAAGAGGGCAAATTTGTTGGTAAATTCTCAGCTCAACACCACTTCTTCGGTTACGAAGGTCGTTGTGCTGCTCCTTCAAACTTTGATGCTGACTACTGCTACTCTCTTGGTTACAATGCTTCAATGCTTATTGGTCAAGGTAAAACAGGTTATATGTCATCAGTTCGCAACACTACTAAACCAGCAGATGAATGGATTGCTGGTGGTATCCCCGTTACTATGATGATGAACATGGAGCGTCGTCACGGAGAGATGAAACCAGTTATCCAAAAAGCTTTGGTTAAATTGGATGGTGCTCCATTCAAATACTTCGCTTCAAAACGCGAGGAGTGGGCTAAGAATACTTGCTATGTTTACCCAGGTCCTATCCAATACTTTGGTCCTTCTTCAGTTTGCGACCAACCTACTCAAACTTTGAAATTGGAGCAAGAATAA
- a CDS encoding Ig-like domain-containing protein, with translation MKRLLISLLIAFVALPAISQDSLLIYKKDGTKVPFVLAEVDSIKFVKKPNVQVNSISLNRTAIGLLQGNTYTLQANVDYQGEVSPIIEWSSSDTSIATVDSNGNVSSQKAGSVTITATSHGKQAKCAITVVANGESVYRHGYSELNESDKAIYNYILKQILAFESNATTYSDINHRVYLDFASQGMSVDQNKVMKLTNLIIKDVPEAYILVNYIYRYDYSKYQYYLRVIISYTPEKYAEEMAQVYEACNTITASITPTTSEFDRAKIIHDGFIDWADYGGVSNANCGNITGSFITKKAVCEGFSRAYLMLCQRVGLKCVYVTGSMMTSATSETWGNHAWNVTEVDDVWYMVDITGDGGFPGLCGHSNFLIGTDTYSSNYKYESTGGANENTDSVGYTSLPTISATDYDWADRP, from the coding sequence ATGAAGAGATTGCTTATATCACTTTTAATTGCTTTTGTAGCACTCCCTGCCATATCGCAAGATTCACTACTTATATATAAGAAAGATGGAACAAAAGTACCATTTGTATTAGCCGAAGTAGATAGTATAAAATTTGTAAAGAAACCCAACGTTCAGGTAAACTCAATATCACTCAATCGAACAGCAATCGGACTTCTGCAAGGCAACACCTATACACTTCAAGCCAATGTAGATTATCAAGGAGAGGTATCACCTATTATAGAGTGGAGTTCATCAGATACTTCTATTGCAACTGTCGATAGCAATGGAAACGTATCTTCACAAAAAGCAGGATCAGTGACAATCACAGCCACCTCGCATGGGAAACAAGCCAAATGTGCAATCACCGTAGTGGCAAATGGAGAGTCAGTTTATCGCCATGGATATTCCGAGTTGAATGAAAGTGATAAAGCAATATACAACTACATATTAAAGCAAATATTAGCATTTGAAAGCAATGCAACAACATACTCTGATATAAACCATAGAGTATATCTCGATTTCGCTTCACAAGGAATGTCGGTAGATCAAAACAAAGTAATGAAACTCACAAACCTTATCATCAAAGATGTTCCCGAAGCATACATATTAGTAAACTATATCTATCGTTATGATTATAGCAAATATCAATATTACTTACGAGTAATAATATCATACACCCCAGAGAAATATGCCGAAGAGATGGCACAAGTATATGAAGCATGTAACACAATAACAGCATCCATAACACCCACAACAAGCGAGTTTGATAGAGCAAAAATCATACACGATGGATTTATCGACTGGGCAGATTACGGAGGAGTAAGCAATGCAAATTGTGGAAATATAACAGGCTCATTTATAACCAAGAAAGCAGTGTGCGAAGGATTCTCAAGAGCATACCTGATGTTGTGCCAAAGAGTAGGGTTGAAGTGTGTATATGTAACAGGCTCAATGATGACATCAGCAACTAGCGAAACATGGGGCAACCATGCGTGGAACGTAACCGAAGTAGATGATGTGTGGTATATGGTTGATATAACAGGTGACGGCGGATTTCCAGGACTATGTGGCCATAGTAACTTTTTGATAGGAACCGACACCTATTCCTCAAATTATAAATATGAAAGCACAGGAGGAGCAAACGAAAACACCGATAGTGTAGGATATACATCATTGCCAACCATTTCTGCCACAGATTACGATTGGGCAGACAGACCATAA
- a CDS encoding GGGtGRT protein, whose protein sequence is MIREVKFESQDRRINQILAALNANGIKDIEEANAICEQYGLDPYMTCEETQPICFENAKWAYVVGTAIALKKGCKTAAEAAEAIGIGLQAFCIPGSVADDRKVGIGHGNLAAMLLREETKCFAFLAGHESFAAAEGAIKIAAKADKVRKEPLRCILNGLGKDAAQIISRINGFTYVQTQFDYYTGELKVVQEIAYSDGPRAKVKCYGADDVREGVAIMWKEGVDVSITGNSTNPTRFQHPVAGTYKKERVLAGKPYFSVASGGGTGRTLHPDNMAAGPASYGMTDTMGRMHSDAQFAGSSSVPAHVEMMGFLGIGNNPMVGCTVACAVDVAQVLNK, encoded by the coding sequence ATGATTAGAGAAGTAAAATTTGAAAGCCAAGATCGCCGTATCAATCAAATACTTGCAGCGTTAAACGCAAACGGCATCAAAGACATCGAAGAAGCAAACGCAATATGCGAGCAATATGGTCTTGATCCTTATATGACTTGCGAGGAGACACAACCAATCTGTTTCGAGAATGCAAAATGGGCATACGTAGTAGGAACAGCAATCGCACTTAAAAAAGGATGCAAAACTGCAGCAGAAGCAGCAGAGGCAATCGGAATCGGACTACAAGCATTCTGTATCCCCGGATCAGTAGCAGACGATCGTAAAGTAGGTATCGGACACGGAAACCTTGCAGCAATGTTATTACGCGAAGAGACAAAATGTTTCGCATTCCTTGCAGGACACGAGTCATTTGCAGCAGCAGAGGGTGCAATCAAAATTGCAGCAAAAGCAGACAAAGTACGTAAAGAGCCTTTGCGTTGTATCCTTAACGGACTTGGAAAAGACGCAGCACAAATCATTTCACGTATCAACGGATTTACATACGTACAAACACAATTCGACTACTACACAGGCGAGTTGAAAGTAGTACAAGAGATAGCATACTCAGACGGACCACGTGCAAAAGTAAAATGTTACGGAGCAGACGATGTTCGCGAGGGAGTAGCAATCATGTGGAAAGAGGGAGTTGATGTATCAATCACAGGAAACTCAACAAACCCAACACGTTTCCAACACCCAGTAGCAGGAACATACAAAAAAGAGCGTGTACTTGCAGGAAAACCATACTTCTCAGTAGCATCAGGAGGAGGAACAGGACGTACACTACACCCAGACAACATGGCAGCAGGACCAGCATCATACGGTATGACTGACACAATGGGACGTATGCACTCAGATGCACAATTTGCAGGATCATCATCAGTACCAGCACACGTTGAGATGATGGGATTCTTAGGAATAGGAAACAACCCAATGGTAGGATGTACAGTAGCATGTGCAGTTGACGTAGCACAAGTATTGAACAAATAA